taaaaaatgtaactacTCCTGACAGGAGGAGTGAGAAACCCTGTTATCATCATTGATGTCActgatattgttttttttttttgtcatagtAATACAGTAAATGATTAATATCAGCACTGCGAGAAGTCCTCCCGTCTCCATTGTTACTGGTACAGTTCACATTACTGATATGGACACTGTCTTatcagtacatttttttttttttaggcagGCACAACAGCTCCAGCGGTACAGCATGTCCTGTAATAGTCTCCAATCTGCGTTTTACTCCATCCTCTTATTACTTCAGACGCGATTGTCTTGCTCTTAGATCCCTACATCCATGAACAATCGCATCAGTTAATAAAGAGGGATAATTCTCACCGCATGATCCTAGTTTCGCCATGCTCCATTCaaattgttctttttaaacactTATTGATCGCAAGAGTCGTTTAATGTAAGCACACATTTTTTTCGCCAGAGTTGTTGTTGTGTCTTTGAAGGTGAttctaaaaaaaatgtgttcctCATATTCTCAATGAGGCAAGGATGTCCTCACTCAAGAGGGATCATTTAACACATCCTCACTGGGAACCAGAGAAGCCCCCATTTGACCCTTGACCTCAAAGGCTCCTGTGGGCCCTGTAGCGGGGATCCATTTCTAGGTCCTTTTCGTGTcttaggaaaaaataaaataaaatgaacaacaTCTGACACAAGATATAGACAAACTCTTCATTATTCACAGCTTGATCTCCCAGAGGCGCGCAGTGCTTTCCAAGCGAATGAAAATAGCGGATGGCAGTCCTCATCATCTTGAAACAATTAGCAGCTTAGTCTTCAGTTGCACAAAAAGAGAGAAGTGGTGTAAACTAAGGTGTCAGAAAAAGTTGTGTAGAAATGCTGTTAGGCAGAAGGTATAGTACCTGAAAAAAACCCAGCATTATGTAGAGAGAAATGGTTAGAATTTGTTACGGCTTCGTATTGTGTATGAGCTTACTGGTTGCTCTTTTTATGGCCATAAAAACATCTGTGGCTATAGATTTTCACTTGGTAGTGAGAATGGCAAATCCCTGTGTTTCATATCGACTCACAATTTATTGCCATGCTTACACTTTACCTCTTTGTTTATGAGAAACACATCGAATTGTTTGGACCTGTTGTTAGCGAAGGatgcaacagaaaaacacatttgtcaGATGGGATGAGAGTAAGACAAAACTTACACTGGAGGCTTTACAGGTTCATTGCCTTCACATTTATACTCAAACATAAAGCTCAATGGGGCACTTGAAGACCTGTCTTATCCATTTCAGAGCCAACTAGCTAACAAGGTTTACCCTGCAAGCTCCACcgttttctttgttctctttTCACCAAAATTTGGTTATTAGAACTCCTGCTTACTTAAAAGGAAACTTAAAACATATAAGACACAAATACGTACAGTGATTAAATCATATTGGCGTTGGCAGTGCAAGCTTGGTCTGCATTTACCTGTCATGTCACCTATCATTCTCAGTCTCTCCCATTTTTGTGCTGTGAGTTTTGCTCTTGTTGATGTTTGATGCTTTGATACCCGTTTCAGTTTGAACAGGTAAGCTCCCTACACTACATTTACACATATAATcaattcacacacatacataaaaagaCACCCAGGCCTTTGTAGTGCAGGAGCAAGAGAGGATCTGAGGACTTATTTTTTGTGATTAGCATTGCCTAAACCCTCTGAAGGTCAGCGGAGAATGTAGTCAGTATTTGTCACTATCAAGGCCACAAAGAGGGCGTTGGCATGTAGTAAAGACTGGGATAAGGTTGCCCTATTGTTGGCTTGTTGAACCCCACTAGGGGGGCGAACAGTGGTCCGGGGAGTACACTTGTGCTTTCTTCTTGTGACTGTGCCATCTGGGGATGTGTGGTCATGTTTTCCCCCCTCTGTGAAATCTGGGGAGGAATCTTCTTTGTCTGCCATGACCTCCTTTGAATGGTGAACCTCGTTGTCACCTTTCCCTTTGCTCACCCTGTTACGAGGCTTTGTGCAGTTTCGAGAACGGCCAGGCCTTGAGGGATGCACTATGTTGGTCTGCCCTCCGGATCCTAGTACTACTCCACGATTCATAGATGGATTCACTGTCCCAGATAAATTGTTAGTCTGGGCCCTGGATTCTGAGCTTGGAACAGTTGGTGAACAGTTGGGGAAGTCCTCCTTTCGCAGCTCCTTGAGGTCTTTCCCAACCATATCAACTGGTGACTGGCAACCAACGGAAGATGTTGAACCTCTGAATCGTTTTAACCACTCCCATAATGACAGGGCCTTGCAGTCACATGACCAAGGATTGTCATTAAGACGTAGGTATTCCAGGGCAGGCAGCGTGTCTAGGCACTGTCCAGACAGCTCTATCAGGGAGTTGTTAAACAGGTAGAGGGTGGTGAGACGTTTTAGGTCATGAAAGCTCAAACGGTCAACCCACTCTATCTGGTTTTGGTGCAGAAGCAAACGGTCCAAGGCTCGCAGACCTCTGAAGGTGTTCTGGTTAAGGCTCCACAAACGGTTTCCATGGAGGAATAAGTGGCTCAGGTTGTGGAGATCCATAAATGTGTCATCCTGCAGGTACTTCAGGTGATTATCCTGGAGAGATACATGGAAATAAAAATCTTTATGAAGAAGTTTCATCAATAGACTACTGCTCAATTTGTTATCGTCTTTTCAAATTCAAGTGTCTCAGAGAATAAGCTCACTTTTACTCAATTAGAGCATTCCTAACCCTACCAATGCAAGATTAGCTTGTCATTTAGTTGATGCATCAAAGTCTTGACATCGCATGATTACTGTGTGGGTTGTTTGAGTgcatttttatataaaatgaaCAGCATTAGTAGTCTTAATGATAAAGAAATGAACATGCAAAAGACAAATTGTGTACAAAGTATACCTGCAAGTAGAGATACTGAAGATTTCTGAGACCTTGGAAAATGTTATTTGGAAGTGAACTCAGTCCACAACGGTACAAGTGAAGTGCGTTGAGCCGACTCAGCCCATGAAAAGTATCTTCAGCCAAGGACCGCAAGTGGCGGTTATCTCCTAGATCCAGCTCCTCCAGCAGTGTGAAGCCATGAAAGGTTGATGGCTCAATGTATGTGATATTGTTGGAGTAGATCCAGAGAGTGACGGTGTTGGCGCTGAAGTGTCCTCGTAGTAAGCGATGGATCTTGTTGTTCTGTAAGAAGATGCGCTCGCTGTCGGGAGGAATTCCATCAGGTACCGACAGGAAGTTGTGGGCTTGACAGGAGACGGTGCTGGGTGCACTGTAGCAGATACAGTGACGGGGGCAGGACCAAGAAAACTCAAGCCCACAGAGAACCAGCAGGAACTCCAGTCCACAGCCTGCAGttagaacacacacacgtacaaagaaacaaaacaaggaaaaattaaataactgcaacttgtgACTTAGAACCTCTGTATTTAGTTCAGTACTTAAAAAACTTAAATACTGCATATAAAACCATCAGCTTTGAGTGTAAACCATTACAAAGTAATGCAATACTgtaatcacattttatttttcagtaagACAGTAAAGGTCCCGTTTCAACCTTTAATATATCTGTAGAATAAATGGCTGGCAATCTACAACATACTGCTTTTCATATTTCATCGTGGACCAAAAGGCTGGTTGTTCAAACAGACAAACATTGCTATCCCTATATCCACACCACTTCTCTGGGTAAAAATTAGCATCATATTGAAGTTATACAACACGggtaagaaaacaacaacagagaatCTGTGATTTTTCCactgtttcatcatctgtttctGTGCCAGTCAAAGACATGCATAGCTCATCCTAAGTCCATTATGTGGTTTATTTTAACACTGCGCTTACATCAGCTCTCTGATCGCTTCACTCGTGGCACTGAGTGTGTACGCATATGGACCTTCTCACTCACAGTTTGCAGCCCAAATCAGATAAGTTTGTTTAGACCCGCAATGAGGAGTCTATTAAAGACGGCAAACAATAACACCTGCTCCACTGAGTCACAAGATGCCTCAGTGAAGCTGACTGAATCTCTGGTGCAACACTTCTCTGATTCGACACATATGCAGCTATTTCAGAAATGACGCTTTCCAATTCTCTCCCACCTTTGGGAGATATGCTATCAAGAGTCCACTCCCCTTGCTGAGTCCACTGGCACTTCTTTGCAGGGAGCGCAGGCTGTGATCAGTCAGTTTGTGTTGTTAAATGGGGTGTGGAATGCTTATTTAAACTTGTAGTAAGCTACTCTGAAGCGCTTTCTGATCAGTGACATGATTCCTGCAATCCTTGAGATGGGAGATGTGACTTATCCACGGTCTCATCTAAAATGAGCACAACTCACAGCCTGTCATGAAGGTTCCATCTGAAAACCCCTGGCTGTCTTCTACCTAGTTTATTATTCACAGCATAGTGGAGCTGTGATTCACTGCCTCTAATCGATATGCCTCTGTTGCCTTTTAACTCACCCTATAATCCTGGGTCTTTTATGCTGGAAATTCAGGGGCAGAATTACTCTCCACCAAGAGACGGGGCTATTTATCTGAATGTATTTTCTTGCCAAACTGTGGCTAAGCTGTGACATTCAGTGTCTGACTCCACTGACCTTTAACAGTAATTCTCTGTGTCTAGTTGCAGAGCCGAAGCATGGAGCGGTGTGTCACCTGAACACAAGTGTGCTCTCTCGGGCACGGATCTAATCCTATTTGTTAAGCCCTGCCACTGGGCAACAATGGAAATGCATGCATCCTCCTGAACCAGAAATGTGCTCACTAAATGAGGTGATTCTTCACAGTTGAACACAGTCAAAAGGTTGAGTGTAAGAGCGTGTTTCTGTGTGCTGGTATACAGGTGAATATAATTTTAGAGACCGAGACATGCCGTGAGAGAACTTCAACAAACCTTATCTTTATTTAGACTTGTGATGTTACTGTCATGACCTGCATCAGGGCTACCAGGGCTTTTTAACACAATCAATAACAAACAAGAGAACTGTTCCACTAATTTGTCACTCTGCAGGTGCTTTTTTATACCtcaatttttttctctctacttTCCATTTCTGTGGCCATGTATCAAGCGTGGCACCCGCTGACTGAGTAAATAGGTGAAAATGTTTTGCATTACCATTGGGAACATAAAGGTTTGCTTTATTTATCAGACAAATAAGACAAGACACAGTAAATTCTCCAGCCAAGCTTTCAGGAAAATTTGCATTACGCAGGAACAACCGCAAACTTCAGATGCGGCTTTCTAATCATTTCATTTGGTATGGGTGTCACATTTTATTAGTATATTGACCTTTACAGAAGACACATTTTGAGGAAGAACgcacacaataaaacaaatgtcATCCTTCTAATGCTTTTATATTCGTTCTCAGATTAGATACTTATTTCACTAGGCTCGCTGCAGGAATTCATCCAAGGGATTCTATTTTTCATAAAACCGATCTTATCACTCAAATAACTATTTTCTGAGGCCTTAAACTATTTCCATTAACACCTTACTTCATGCATGTCTTCAGCTGAATTATCTGAGCAGGCCAAAGACCGTGATAAGTCTGATACACGGGGAAAGCGAGGGGATGAGAATGTAGATGCTGCCTTGATAGGGAGACTATTTGAATCAGTAATCTGCTAATCATGTTGGACACATAGGGATGCGCCTCCTCGCCTCTCACTCTCCTCAGCTTGTCAGGACAAAGTAATAGATTCTTTACCCTGCTAAATTTGTTCCCCTAAAATGgatgtttctttatttctttaccaCTTTGCAGAAAAAGGTGCAATGTTTATTCCTCCCCtatgaataaaatgttttaacgCCAGCCCAGATGAGGCTTTATACAGTATGTTCATGTAATTTAATGTGGATGCCCTTTTGATGGTGAAACAATCTGACATAATCTGTTCTCCATGCATATTTAGGCTCTGGGGAGCTCCAAAcacctttttcagtgtttccagCCACGCTCAAGGcatttgtgctctgttttgcAGCCGCCGTAACGTGCATCTCCACTATTTCCACTGGAGACTTTAATACCTGCCAGCTCAGTGATCTCTACATGCATTGTACTTGCGCCACTAAACGCTACGTGAAATACAGATGGAAATATAATTGCACACAGGGACTGATTCACACAATGCCACATCACATAACATGTGTAGCCGGTTCAGCGACATGGCAGATCATGTCAGCATGACAAGCATAAAAGGCTGAATTACTCTTGCTTACAGAGCTTTTCAATAGGGAGACTGGTTTTCAGCACAGAAGAACAAATAAGCATTATGTGGGAATGCTGacgttaaatgtaaaaaaattagAGTTTATCATAACTGCATTGTGTGCTCACACAATAAGCCTTTCAGCTCAGATTGTATTATATAAATAGCTTTTGGGCATGACAGTGCATATATATGCCAATAGTGCCTATTGGAATTTGGCAGAATAAAGGCGAAGCTCTGAAAGAGATAATGTGTTTttggaaaaggaaaaagcaCAGCTATTTCTGGTAAGAGTCTGGCCCATCTATTAACACTTCACTTTGCATCACAGGTCTTTCACCTTCCAGTCTTCCCATAAAGTTTCCCACTGATGAGAGAAGGTATGGATAGCTCTTTACAGAGACAATCACTTTTGACCCCTTGACCGTCGTCATCACCAGGTTCCATTTTTCTTTGAGGGTTAGAAAtagaaaaagataaataaatgaataaaacagaatGGCACGGGTCCCTTGCCAGACAATGAGAAGTGACTGTGTAGAATATCAATGAAACGTAGTTCACACTAGCTTTGCCCTCATGAATAACACATCTTTGCTAATAGGAGAGAAATGGTACGTCTGTAAAGCCGTGAGACTCTGCCCATCATTAGACTGGACAAACTCAATTTCCTGTGTCTCTCCAAAGACCCTGATAAGCTCTCTGGTGTTTTTGCCTCTACTATTGGCTGGTTCTAAATAATGTCTCAGCTCACTTtgcactcaaaacatgtttgcaatcaTGGTCATGCATACAGTGGTCAATAATTATAAGTCAGTGCACTGGACTGTTGAATAAATGATCACATCTtcttatatatttgtgtgtgtttttcctagATGGTTTGACTTGCAAGCATTAAACAATTTTAACAAGACTCTTAAGGCCTCAGTGAAACTTAACctctttaaattgtgttttttgcaTTCAATCGTTTCTGTTCGTGTTAACTTATATAAGCCTTTCATTGCAAGCAGAACGTCaactcctgacattttcagTGTGGGTCAGTGAttgcatatttattttaattagcaAAGTTGGAACAAAAGCACACATGCAAGTATTTACTGTTcaaggaaaaagaaacagcCATAATGGCACAAAAA
The genomic region above belongs to Oreochromis aureus strain Israel breed Guangdong linkage group 14, ZZ_aureus, whole genome shotgun sequence and contains:
- the rtn4rl1b gene encoding reticulon-4 receptor-like 1b encodes the protein MFKRGCGLEFLLVLCGLEFSWSCPRHCICYSAPSTVSCQAHNFLSVPDGIPPDSERIFLQNNKIHRLLRGHFSANTVTLWIYSNNITYIEPSTFHGFTLLEELDLGDNRHLRSLAEDTFHGLSRLNALHLYRCGLSSLPNNIFQGLRNLQYLYLQDNHLKYLQDDTFMDLHNLSHLFLHGNRLWSLNQNTFRGLRALDRLLLHQNQIEWVDRLSFHDLKRLTTLYLFNNSLIELSGQCLDTLPALEYLRLNDNPWSCDCKALSLWEWLKRFRGSTSSVGCQSPVDMVGKDLKELRKEDFPNCSPTVPSSESRAQTNNLSGTVNPSMNRGVVLGSGGQTNIVHPSRPGRSRNCTKPRNRVSKGKGDNEVHHSKEVMADKEDSSPDFTEGGKHDHTSPDGTVTRRKHKCTPRTTVRPPSGVQQANNRATLSQSLLHANALFVALIVTNTDYILR